One genomic region from Enoplosus armatus isolate fEnoArm2 chromosome 17, fEnoArm2.hap1, whole genome shotgun sequence encodes:
- the tmem11 gene encoding transmembrane protein 11, mitochondrial — translation MASLGRRRGVPVSRERGVMAATDCYIVHEIYNGENAQDQFEYELEQALEAQYKYIVIEPTRIGDETARWITVGNCLHKTAVLSGAACLLTPLSLPPEYSRYVALPAGALSVACAALYGISWQFDPCCKYQVEYDSQKLSRLPLHTLTSSTPVVLVRRDDVHRKRLHNTIALAALAYCAKKIYELYAI, via the coding sequence GGGAGTGATGGCGGCGACAGACTGCTACATTGTGCATGAGATCTACAATGGGGAGAATGCGCAGGACCAGTTTGAGTATGAGCTGGAGCAGGCACTGGAGGCCCAGTATAAATACATTGTTATTGAGCCCACACGCATCGGAGATGAGACGGCCCGATGGATTACCGTGGGCAACTGCCTGCACAAGACGGCCGTGTTGTCAGGTGCTGCTTGCCTCCTGACGCCACTTTCACTGCCCCCTGAATACTCGCGCTATGTGGCGTTGCCCGCTGGCGCCCTCAGTGTGGCCTGTGCTGCCCTCTACGGGATTTCATGGCAGTTTGACCCATGCTGCAAGTACCAGGTGGAATATGACAGCCAAAAACTCTCGCGGCTGCCCCTGCATACACTCACCTCCTCGACGCCCGTGGTATTGGTACGCAGGGATGATGTCCACAGAAAGAGACTCCATAATACGATAGCACTGGCTGCCCTGGCGTATTGCGCCAAGAAGATCTACGAACTCTATGCGATATGA
- the dhrs7b gene encoding dehydrogenase/reductase SDR family member 7B — translation MERVMGGGVVQLVLASVGFLLLYRILVRLRPGAALQDAVVVITGASSGLGKECARVFHAAGTRLVLCGRDAARMHQVVQELTASSTGSQQQTYAPSTVIFDLADTDTMDRAAEEILKCYGQVDVLINNAGISYRGNILDTHLSVQRDVMETNYFGPIALTQALLPSLIRRRSGHIVVISSVQGKIAIPYRSAYAASKHATQAYFDCLRAEIERYGILVTVISPGYIRTNLSVNAVTGDGSKYGVLDQTTAMGRDPGDVAQAVLKAVRQRSKDVVLAGPLPNMAIYLRTLWPALFFKLMSSRARKEQKPKDE, via the exons ATGGAGCGTGTCATGGGAGGAGGAGTTGTTCAGCTGGTTTTAGCAAGTGTGGGGTTCTTGCTGCTTTATCGGATACTTGTCCGCCTCAGACCAGGAGCTGCTCTGCAGGATGCTGTGGTGGTCATCACTGGAGCCAGCTCTGGACTGGGGAAAG agTGTGCGCGGGTCTTCCACGCTGCAGGCACACGGCTCGTGCTGTGTGGACGAGATGCAGCCCGCATGCACCAGGTGGTCCAGGAGCTGACAGCAAGTTCAACAGGCtcacagcagcag ACTTACGCTCCCAGCACTGTTATCTTTGACCTGgctgacacagacacaatggatagagctgcagaggagatcCTGAAATGTTACGGACAAGTGGATGTCCTCATTAATAATGCTGGAATAAGTTACCGTGGCAACATACTGGATACCCACCTCTCAGTTCAGCGGGATGTTATGGAAACAAATTACTTTGGGCCCATTGCTCTTACTCAAG CTCTCCTGCCCTCCTTGATTCGCCGGCGCAGTGGCCACATCGTTGTCATTAGCAGTGTCCAGGGCAAGATAGCCATTCCTTACAGATCAGCTT ATGCAGCTTCTAAGCACGCCACCCAGGCCTACTTCGACTGCTTACGGGCCGAGATCGAGCGCTATGGGATTCTGGTGACGGTGATCAGTCCTGGGTACATCCGAACTAACCTGTCGGTCAACGCTGTCACAGGAGACGGCTCCAAGTATGGAG TTTTGGATCAAACCACAGCAATGGGTCGGGACCCCGGGGATGTGGCTCAGGCGGTTCTGAAGGCTGTCCGTCAGAGGAGCAAAGATGTTGTTTTGGCAGGACCTCTGCCCAATATGGCCATCTACCTCCGCACACTGTGGCCTGCACTCTTCTTCAAACTCATGTCCTCTCGCGCCCGCAAGGAGCAGAAACCTAAAGACGAgtga